A stretch of Carnobacterium iners DNA encodes these proteins:
- a CDS encoding YjzD family protein has product MKIIVTLLWGFCIGQAINYIGSSLTGGSYDFVTATLIGLVSAGIILIIGQVIPKTIHTDEIK; this is encoded by the coding sequence ATGAAAATTATCGTAACATTATTGTGGGGTTTTTGTATCGGTCAAGCAATTAATTACATTGGCAGTTCTTTAACTGGCGGTTCATATGATTTTGTAACAGCCACTTTAATTGGACTTGTTTCGGCAGGAATTATTTTGATAATCGGACAAGTTATTCCAAAAACAATCCATACTGATGAAATCAAATAA
- the dnaE gene encoding DNA polymerase III subunit alpha, with translation MPFVQLQVISAYSLLKSTLSIEKLVVSAKERGYKALALTDHNVMYGIIDFYKACIKHNIKPIVGITLDIQGVINTQQEYPLILLAQNKTGYTNLMKLSSKKMLMEHDERLSLEEIKEYSQGLIAITPGRDSEFDLFLLNEEQESAIKVLNAQQQVFTNEQYFIGLQLQESIQKVQAKLKGLQNQLFIKTVALGDVRYLNPSDHFSNDVLKAIGSGEKVSLAEVTTTTGPYSLLEENQQVEKFVSVGLQKAIEQTNLIAETINVEIELDQHLLPRFDVPEQIDTSMYLKELCFKGLKQRKVDYTKEYQERLEYELAIIRKMGFEDYFLIVWDLMAYAHKVGIVTGAGRGSAAGSLVSYVLSITDVDPIQYNLLFERFLNEERYTMPDIDLDFPDNRREEMLEYTKNKYGQEHVAQIATFGTLAAKMALRDVARVFELSQAEATEWSNTIPKILGITLKVAYEQSKSLRELVQKNEKNTLLFDTAKKIEGLPRHVSTHAAGVVISNQPLNKYLPLQKGSGSIHLTQYPMGNVEEIGLLKMDFLGLKNLSIIDNALKLIKKQTQEDVNLLAIPMDDPQTLELFAKADTVGIFQFESSGIKNVLRKLGPTSIEDVAAVNALYRPGPMEQIDLFIKRKKGEAPIVYPHVNLESILGVTYGVMVYQEQVMQVASKMAGYTLGQADILRRAMAKKKKSLIDIERAHFIKGAIELGYEEKVATEVYRYIEQFANYGFNRSHAVAYSFIAYQMAYLKAHYPEAFFVALLNSASNNPVKLKEFALEIKKRKITILAPDINKSFYAFSLKDHSIQFGLGSIKKLRRDMILDIIRIRKEKGPFKDLIDFLRRIDSKWLKEEYIKPLIYVGTFDHLGYSRGTLAASLMGILSSLELSGNNIGLFDILKPKYTQTSDLSLEEKLELEEFYLGVYLSGHPAEQYEKVATMKQTVFIQDLQIGQHEKIIGLIKNVRRIRTKKGEIMAFVTLNDSSGDCSLTLFPIKYRQYGKLLEKGELLYVEGKVESSRDETKQLIVSSLEDIKVLAELAEIARIFIRIPTGKMDSELLQELNQIFKKHRGSIPVILFYEETKKKLALNETEWVDGTQALKLALEKIMGVENVVIQKKTIF, from the coding sequence ATGCCCTTTGTACAGTTGCAAGTTATCAGTGCCTATAGTTTATTGAAAAGTACATTATCAATCGAAAAACTTGTCGTTTCTGCAAAAGAACGAGGGTACAAAGCACTAGCTTTGACGGATCATAATGTCATGTATGGCATTATCGATTTTTATAAAGCTTGTATCAAACACAACATTAAACCAATTGTTGGAATAACTTTAGATATTCAAGGTGTAATAAATACGCAACAGGAATATCCTTTAATCTTGTTAGCCCAAAATAAAACCGGTTATACCAACTTGATGAAATTATCTAGTAAAAAAATGTTAATGGAACACGATGAAAGATTAAGTCTTGAAGAGATAAAAGAGTATAGTCAGGGTTTAATTGCTATCACGCCAGGAAGAGATAGCGAATTTGACTTATTTTTGCTTAATGAAGAACAAGAATCAGCGATAAAAGTATTAAACGCACAGCAACAAGTATTTACTAATGAACAGTATTTTATAGGGTTGCAACTACAGGAAAGTATCCAGAAGGTTCAAGCTAAATTAAAAGGATTGCAAAATCAGTTATTTATTAAAACAGTTGCGCTAGGCGACGTGCGGTATCTAAACCCTTCTGATCATTTTAGCAATGATGTTTTAAAAGCCATTGGTTCAGGAGAAAAAGTTTCACTAGCTGAAGTAACGACAACAACGGGACCTTATTCTTTGCTTGAAGAAAATCAGCAAGTCGAGAAATTTGTTTCTGTTGGTTTACAAAAAGCTATTGAACAAACGAATTTGATTGCTGAGACAATAAATGTTGAGATTGAATTGGATCAGCATCTATTGCCTCGTTTTGATGTACCAGAACAAATAGATACAAGTATGTATTTAAAAGAGCTTTGTTTTAAAGGACTAAAGCAAAGAAAAGTTGACTACACAAAAGAATACCAAGAACGGTTAGAATATGAATTGGCGATTATTCGTAAAATGGGATTCGAAGATTACTTTTTGATTGTTTGGGATTTAATGGCTTATGCTCATAAAGTGGGTATTGTTACTGGAGCAGGTAGAGGCTCTGCTGCAGGTTCACTAGTTTCTTATGTTTTAAGCATCACGGACGTTGATCCGATTCAATACAACTTGTTGTTTGAGCGATTTTTAAATGAAGAACGTTACACAATGCCAGATATTGATTTAGATTTTCCAGATAATCGTCGAGAAGAAATGTTGGAATACACAAAAAATAAATATGGCCAAGAACATGTTGCTCAAATTGCGACGTTTGGTACATTGGCAGCAAAAATGGCTCTACGTGATGTTGCTCGCGTGTTTGAACTTAGCCAGGCTGAAGCGACAGAGTGGTCTAACACGATTCCAAAAATACTTGGAATTACATTAAAAGTAGCCTATGAACAATCAAAATCTCTAAGAGAACTTGTTCAAAAAAACGAAAAAAATACCTTGCTTTTTGATACTGCTAAAAAAATAGAAGGATTGCCAAGGCACGTATCCACCCATGCAGCAGGGGTTGTTATTAGTAATCAACCGTTAAATAAGTATCTTCCGCTTCAAAAAGGTAGTGGATCAATTCATTTAACTCAATACCCAATGGGAAATGTAGAAGAAATTGGTCTTTTAAAAATGGATTTCTTGGGATTGAAAAACTTATCCATCATTGATAACGCACTTAAATTAATCAAAAAGCAAACACAAGAAGACGTTAATCTGTTGGCTATTCCAATGGATGATCCACAGACGCTAGAATTATTTGCTAAAGCAGATACGGTTGGTATTTTTCAATTTGAATCTAGTGGTATTAAAAATGTCCTTCGTAAATTAGGACCAACGTCGATTGAAGATGTAGCTGCCGTAAATGCTTTATATCGTCCAGGCCCGATGGAACAGATCGATTTGTTTATTAAACGCAAAAAAGGTGAAGCACCAATCGTTTATCCACATGTTAATCTAGAATCAATTTTAGGTGTCACTTACGGTGTAATGGTCTATCAAGAACAAGTCATGCAAGTAGCTTCCAAAATGGCCGGTTATACTTTGGGACAAGCGGATATCTTAAGACGAGCGATGGCAAAGAAGAAAAAATCGTTAATTGACATCGAGCGAGCTCATTTTATTAAAGGGGCTATAGAACTAGGATACGAAGAAAAAGTTGCTACTGAAGTGTATCGTTATATTGAGCAATTTGCCAATTATGGCTTTAACCGGTCACATGCCGTTGCGTATTCTTTTATTGCATATCAAATGGCTTATTTAAAAGCCCACTATCCAGAAGCTTTCTTTGTAGCCTTACTTAATTCGGCATCAAATAACCCAGTTAAATTAAAAGAATTTGCTTTAGAAATAAAGAAACGAAAAATTACTATCCTAGCGCCAGATATTAATAAAAGCTTTTATGCTTTTTCATTAAAAGACCATTCTATTCAATTTGGACTAGGTTCAATAAAAAAATTAAGAAGAGATATGATATTGGATATTATTCGTATTCGAAAAGAAAAGGGTCCATTTAAAGATTTGATTGATTTTTTAAGACGCATCGATTCTAAATGGCTGAAAGAAGAATACATTAAACCACTTATTTATGTAGGTACTTTTGATCACCTTGGTTATTCAAGAGGAACATTGGCTGCGTCTTTAATGGGTATTTTATCTAGCTTAGAATTGAGTGGGAATAATATTGGCTTATTTGATATTTTGAAACCAAAATACACCCAAACAAGTGATTTAAGTTTGGAAGAAAAGTTAGAATTAGAAGAATTTTATCTTGGTGTTTATTTATCTGGTCACCCAGCAGAACAGTACGAAAAAGTCGCGACAATGAAACAAACAGTTTTTATTCAAGATCTACAGATTGGGCAACACGAAAAAATTATTGGACTCATAAAAAATGTAAGACGTATTCGAACAAAAAAAGGAGAAATTATGGCTTTTGTCACATTGAACGATTCTTCTGGAGACTGTTCCTTAACACTTTTCCCAATCAAATATAGACAATACGGAAAATTATTAGAAAAAGGTGAATTGCTTTATGTAGAAGGAAAAGTTGAAAGTAGTCGTGATGAAACCAAACAACTAATTGTTTCTTCGTTAGAAGACATCAAAGTATTAGCAGAACTAGCAGAAATAGCCCGGATTTTTATTCGTATTCCTACTGGAAAAATGGACAGTGAATTATTACAAGAGTTGAATCAAATCTTTAAAAAACACCGCGGTTCTATTCCTGTCATTTTGTTTTATGAAGAGACAAAAAAGAAACTTGCCCTAAATGAAACGGAGTGGGTAGACGGAACACAAGCGCTTAAACTAGCTTTAGAAAAAATAATGGGAGTAGAAAACGTTGTCATTCAAAAAAAAACAATTTTTTAA
- the pfkA gene encoding 6-phosphofructokinase, with translation MKRIAVLTSGGDAPGMNAAVRAVVRKGLYEGMEVYGINYGYAGLVAGDIRKLTRRDVGDKISRGGTFLYSARYPEFASEEGQLKGIEQLEKFGIEGLVVIGGDGSYRGGLALTKHGFPTIGLPGTIDNDIPGTDFCIGFDTAINTVLDSVDKIRDTATSHVRTFIVEVMGRNAGDIALWTGVAGGAEQIIIPEKEFNMAEVADTIQKGRERGKKHSIIILAEGVMSGNDFAKELAEFGDHHARVTVLGHVQRGGSPTARDRVLASIFGAKAVDLLKEGKGGLGLGMIGNKIAENNFEEILNNQKHLPDLSLYKLNQEISY, from the coding sequence ATGAAACGTATCGCTGTTTTAACAAGTGGAGGAGACGCTCCTGGAATGAATGCGGCTGTTCGTGCAGTTGTCCGTAAGGGTCTCTACGAAGGAATGGAAGTTTATGGTATAAACTATGGTTACGCTGGTTTGGTAGCAGGTGATATCCGTAAATTAACACGAAGAGATGTAGGAGATAAAATTTCACGCGGTGGAACATTCTTATATTCAGCACGTTATCCAGAGTTTGCATCAGAAGAAGGACAATTAAAAGGAATCGAACAATTAGAAAAATTCGGTATTGAAGGTTTGGTTGTCATTGGTGGGGATGGATCTTACCGAGGAGGATTAGCTTTAACAAAACATGGCTTTCCTACAATTGGTTTACCAGGAACAATCGATAATGATATTCCAGGAACTGATTTTTGTATAGGATTTGATACTGCTATTAATACGGTTTTAGACTCTGTCGATAAAATTAGAGATACTGCAACGAGTCATGTAAGAACCTTTATTGTGGAAGTTATGGGACGCAATGCTGGAGACATCGCTCTTTGGACTGGTGTAGCAGGTGGAGCAGAACAAATTATTATTCCTGAAAAAGAATTTAATATGGCAGAAGTAGCCGATACGATTCAAAAAGGGCGCGAACGTGGCAAGAAACATAGTATTATTATCCTTGCTGAAGGCGTAATGAGTGGAAACGATTTCGCTAAAGAATTAGCTGAATTTGGAGATCATCATGCGCGTGTAACTGTTTTGGGACACGTTCAACGTGGCGGCTCACCAACTGCAAGAGACCGTGTATTAGCCAGCATCTTTGGTGCAAAAGCTGTTGACTTATTAAAAGAAGGCAAGGGCGGTTTAGGTTTAGGTATGATTGGCAATAAGATTGCTGAAAATAACTTTGAAGAGATTTTAAATAATCAAAAACATTTACCAGATTTATCTTTATACAAATTAAATCAAGAAATTTCATATTAA
- the pyk gene encoding pyruvate kinase produces MKKTKIVCTIGPASESVEFLVKMIEAGMNVARLNFSHGDFEEHGARIQNIREASQITGKMVAILLDTKGPEMRTHNMKDGRVDFSTGDVVRIAMEEVEGTREKFSITYPELIDDVHVGTHVLLDDGLIDLEITEIDYKNKELITFVHNAGVLKNKKGVNVPGIVVNMPGITDKDAADIRFGLENDIDFIAASFVRRPSDILEITEILEEQKMEHVQIIAKIENQEGVDRIDEILKVADGVMVARGDLGVEIPTEEVPIVQKSLIQKCNALGKAVITATQMLDSMQDNPRPTRAEANDVANAIFDGSDAVMLSGETAAGKYPIEAVQTMARIAVRTEEALVNQDAFTLKAYSETDMTEAIGQSVGHTARNLGIQTIVAATESGHTARMISKYRPKANIVAVTFSERVMRGLALSWGVYPTVSTKPTSTDDMFNLATTIVRENGFATEGELIIITAGVPVGERGTTNLMKIQLIGSKLVSGQGIGSESVIGKAIVASSAAEANENAVEGSILVVKTTDKDYLPAIEKSIAIVVENGGLTSHAAVVGIAMGIPVVVGAEDATTLIRSGELLTVDSRRGIVYRGATTAI; encoded by the coding sequence ATGAAAAAAACAAAAATAGTATGTACAATTGGACCCGCAAGTGAATCAGTAGAATTCTTAGTAAAAATGATTGAAGCAGGAATGAACGTAGCTCGTCTAAACTTTTCTCATGGTGATTTTGAAGAGCACGGAGCCCGTATTCAAAATATTCGTGAAGCTTCACAAATTACAGGTAAAATGGTTGCTATCTTATTAGATACAAAAGGCCCAGAAATGCGTACGCACAACATGAAAGACGGACGTGTTGACTTCTCTACAGGAGATGTCGTTCGTATTGCTATGGAAGAAGTTGAAGGAACAAGAGAAAAATTCTCTATCACTTATCCAGAATTAATCGATGACGTTCATGTCGGAACACATGTATTATTAGACGATGGCTTAATTGATTTAGAAATTACAGAAATTGATTATAAAAACAAAGAACTGATAACATTCGTCCATAATGCTGGAGTATTGAAAAATAAAAAAGGCGTTAACGTTCCAGGAATAGTTGTTAATATGCCTGGTATTACTGACAAAGATGCAGCTGACATTCGTTTTGGTTTAGAAAATGATATTGATTTTATTGCAGCTAGTTTCGTTCGTCGTCCAAGCGATATTTTGGAAATTACTGAAATCTTAGAAGAACAAAAGATGGAACATGTTCAAATTATTGCTAAAATTGAAAATCAAGAAGGCGTTGATAGAATTGACGAAATCTTAAAAGTTGCTGATGGCGTTATGGTTGCTCGTGGAGATTTAGGTGTAGAAATTCCTACTGAGGAAGTTCCGATTGTTCAAAAATCATTAATCCAAAAATGTAATGCACTAGGAAAAGCCGTTATTACAGCTACTCAAATGCTGGATTCAATGCAAGATAACCCACGTCCAACACGCGCTGAAGCTAATGACGTTGCAAATGCTATTTTTGATGGTAGTGATGCAGTCATGTTATCAGGTGAAACAGCAGCTGGTAAATACCCAATCGAAGCTGTTCAAACAATGGCCCGTATTGCTGTTCGTACTGAAGAAGCATTGGTTAATCAAGATGCATTTACTTTGAAAGCTTATAGTGAAACAGATATGACAGAAGCAATTGGACAATCAGTTGGTCATACAGCTCGCAACTTAGGTATCCAAACAATTGTAGCTGCAACGGAATCTGGTCACACAGCTCGCATGATTTCTAAATATCGTCCAAAAGCAAACATTGTAGCTGTGACGTTCTCAGAACGTGTGATGCGTGGTCTAGCACTTTCATGGGGTGTTTATCCAACAGTTTCAACTAAGCCAACATCTACTGATGATATGTTCAACTTAGCCACAACTATTGTTCGCGAAAATGGCTTTGCTACAGAAGGAGAATTAATTATCATCACTGCTGGTGTTCCTGTTGGTGAACGTGGAACAACTAACTTGATGAAGATTCAATTAATTGGATCAAAATTAGTCAGTGGACAAGGAATTGGTTCAGAATCTGTTATTGGTAAAGCGATTGTTGCTTCATCTGCTGCAGAAGCAAATGAAAATGCAGTAGAAGGCAGTATCTTAGTTGTTAAAACAACAGATAAAGATTACTTGCCAGCAATCGAGAAATCTATTGCTATCGTAGTAGAAAATGGTGGATTAACAAGTCACGCTGCTGTTGTTGGAATTGCAATGGGAATTCCAGTTGTTGTAGGAGCGGAAGATGCAACAACTTTAATTCGCTCAGGCGAATTGCTTACAGTTGACTCACGTCGTGGAATTGTCTATCGTGGAGCAACAACTGCAATTTAA
- a CDS encoding S1 RNA-binding domain-containing protein, with amino-acid sequence MNQSLGNIITGLVTDINEKAYFIQKDGVTYKLSKDESTNYELGDTVEGFAYVSLNKETILTQEIPTIRIGTFAWATVIDTRKDLGVFMDVGLPDKELVVSLDELPVLKHLWPKKGDQLMITIKVDEKDRMWGTLVPETVFESLSEKASPDLNNQNITATAYRLKMVGTFVITSDNYLGFIHPSERKDEPRMGEVVSGRVIGVRPDGVLNISLMPRAHEAIGDDAGMLLAILERTAEGSFPYTDKSDANEIRERFGISKSQFKRALGNLMKQRMIIQEDGETKLVEQMIESEPEVEVETTDAVSKIE; translated from the coding sequence ATGAACCAATCACTAGGAAATATTATTACAGGATTAGTTACAGATATAAACGAAAAAGCTTATTTCATTCAAAAAGATGGTGTTACCTACAAGCTGTCAAAAGATGAGTCAACAAATTATGAATTAGGAGATACAGTTGAAGGATTTGCTTATGTATCTTTAAATAAAGAAACAATCTTAACACAAGAGATCCCTACAATTCGGATTGGAACATTTGCTTGGGCTACGGTTATAGACACACGTAAAGATTTAGGTGTCTTTATGGATGTCGGCTTACCAGATAAAGAATTAGTCGTTTCTTTAGATGAATTACCTGTTTTGAAACATCTTTGGCCTAAAAAAGGTGATCAGTTAATGATTACCATAAAAGTAGATGAAAAAGATCGCATGTGGGGAACATTAGTACCTGAAACGGTTTTTGAATCTCTTTCTGAAAAGGCGAGTCCGGATTTAAACAATCAAAATATTACGGCCACTGCCTATCGTCTGAAAATGGTTGGAACTTTTGTGATTACTTCAGATAATTACTTAGGTTTTATTCACCCCTCTGAAAGAAAAGATGAGCCACGTATGGGAGAAGTTGTATCCGGTCGTGTTATTGGCGTTAGACCAGATGGTGTGCTAAATATTTCGTTGATGCCTCGTGCACATGAAGCAATAGGTGATGATGCTGGAATGTTATTAGCTATTTTGGAACGTACAGCAGAGGGTAGTTTTCCTTATACAGATAAAAGTGATGCAAATGAAATTAGAGAGCGTTTTGGTATAAGCAAATCTCAATTCAAACGTGCCCTTGGCAATTTGATGAAACAAAGAATGATTATTCAAGAAGATGGCGAAACAAAATTAGTTGAACAAATGATTGAATCAGAACCAGAAGTTGAAGTTGAAACAACCGATGCTGTTTCAAAAATAGAATAA
- a CDS encoding Fur family transcriptional regulator — protein sequence METAKSMLIKITEKLHSAGYKLTPQREATIKIVLEKETEHMSAEEIYLAVKRRNSDIGLATVYRTLEILSDIKVVNKISFDDGLARYDLKQEGDKHFHHHLLCLKCGGIEEIFEDLLEDVEEDVEKRFGFQVKDHRLTFHGICKNCQ from the coding sequence ATGGAGACGGCTAAGTCCATGTTGATAAAAATAACAGAAAAGTTGCATAGTGCTGGGTATAAACTTACTCCACAAAGAGAAGCGACGATAAAAATTGTGCTTGAAAAAGAAACAGAACACATGAGTGCAGAAGAAATTTATTTGGCAGTTAAAAGAAGAAACTCAGATATTGGGTTAGCGACTGTTTATCGAACATTAGAAATTTTATCGGATATTAAAGTTGTTAATAAGATTAGTTTTGATGACGGTTTAGCTCGTTATGATTTAAAGCAAGAAGGCGATAAACATTTCCACCATCATCTTTTGTGCTTAAAATGTGGTGGAATAGAAGAGATCTTTGAAGACTTACTAGAGGATGTTGAAGAAGATGTTGAAAAGAGATTTGGTTTTCAAGTTAAAGATCATCGTTTAACATTTCATGGTATTTGTAAAAATTGTCAATAA
- the xerD gene encoding site-specific tyrosine recombinase XerD, producing MEEDLAEYIRFLTIERGLSKNTIESYMRDIKIYLIFLKKNQLTTWDTIDRYAILSFLQQLKEEQKSAGSIIRMVSSLRQFHQFLRQEKIATVDPMTHIDTPKKAQTLPKVLSIKEVENLIETPDTSNTLGIRDRAILEVMYATGLRVSELTELKLDDLHLSLGLIQTIGKGEKERILPLGNLAVQWTETYLNHSRNRLERPNQRSKYVFLNHHGRKLTRQGVWKNLKIIVKKAGIEKQVTPHTLRHSFATHLLENGADLRTVQELLGHSDISTTQIYTHISTHRMSMVYKTYHPRA from the coding sequence ATGGAAGAAGATTTAGCTGAGTATATCCGCTTTTTAACCATCGAACGTGGGCTTTCTAAAAATACAATTGAGAGTTATATGCGCGATATTAAAATCTATTTGATTTTTTTGAAAAAAAATCAACTAACAACTTGGGACACGATTGATCGTTACGCTATTTTATCTTTTTTGCAGCAATTAAAAGAAGAACAAAAATCAGCGGGTTCGATTATAAGGATGGTTTCAAGTTTAAGACAGTTTCATCAATTTTTAAGACAAGAAAAAATAGCAACGGTTGATCCCATGACTCATATTGATACACCTAAAAAAGCTCAAACGTTGCCTAAAGTGTTGTCTATTAAAGAAGTAGAAAATTTAATTGAAACCCCTGATACTAGCAATACTTTAGGAATTAGAGACCGTGCGATTCTAGAGGTGATGTATGCAACTGGATTACGTGTGTCTGAATTAACCGAGTTGAAACTAGATGATTTGCATTTGTCTTTAGGTTTGATTCAGACAATTGGTAAAGGAGAAAAAGAGCGCATTCTTCCATTAGGCAACTTAGCTGTCCAATGGACTGAGACCTATTTAAATCATAGTCGTAACCGATTAGAGCGGCCAAATCAACGTTCAAAGTATGTCTTTTTAAATCATCATGGCCGTAAACTGACTAGACAAGGCGTTTGGAAAAACTTAAAAATAATTGTTAAAAAAGCGGGTATCGAAAAACAAGTAACCCCTCATACCTTGAGACACTCCTTTGCTACTCATTTATTGGAAAATGGAGCAGATTTAAGAACTGTTCAAGAATTATTGGGTCATTCTGATATCTCAACCACACAAATTTACACTCATATCAGTACACATCGGATGTCGATGGTTTATAAAACCTATCATCCGCGGGCGTAA
- the deoB gene encoding phosphopentomutase, with product MSYKRVHLIVMDSVGIGEAPDAAKFNDIGSDTLGHIAQEAGLSIPHLEELGLGNIRPLKDVRHVPDNIGYYTKLEEVSVGKDTMTGHWEIMGLNIQTPFRVFPEGFPDALLKKIEDFSGRIIVANKPASGTKILDEYGEHQMKTGDLIVYTSADPVLQIAAHEEIIPLEELYKICQYVRDITKDDPYMIGRIIARPYVGTPGNFTRTSGRHDYALNPFGKTVLNHLSDAGKDVIAIGKINDIYNGEGITEAIRTTSNMDGVDQLLKVMTQDFEGLSFLNLVDFDALFGHRRDVAGYAKAIEEFDNRLEEIVGQLREDDLLLITADHGNDPTAPGTDHTREYVPLLAYSPSMEKFGSIPQGHFADIGATIADNFNVKDTGFGESFLTHLV from the coding sequence ATGTCTTATAAAAGAGTGCATTTAATTGTAATGGATTCAGTTGGAATCGGCGAGGCACCAGATGCCGCAAAATTTAATGATATTGGTAGTGATACATTAGGTCATATTGCTCAAGAAGCGGGATTGTCTATTCCGCATTTAGAAGAATTAGGTTTAGGCAATATTCGTCCGTTAAAAGATGTTCGACATGTACCGGACAATATTGGCTATTATACTAAACTAGAAGAAGTTTCGGTTGGAAAAGATACCATGACAGGCCATTGGGAAATAATGGGATTGAATATTCAAACGCCATTTAGAGTTTTCCCAGAGGGATTTCCTGATGCTTTGCTCAAAAAAATTGAAGATTTCTCTGGTCGCATAATCGTAGCAAATAAGCCCGCCAGTGGAACGAAAATTCTTGATGAATACGGTGAGCATCAAATGAAGACGGGAGATTTAATTGTTTATACGTCTGCAGATCCAGTACTACAGATTGCGGCACATGAAGAAATTATTCCATTAGAGGAGTTATACAAAATCTGTCAATATGTAAGAGACATTACTAAAGATGATCCTTACATGATTGGTCGTATTATCGCTCGTCCATATGTAGGAACACCAGGCAACTTTACTCGGACAAGCGGCCGTCACGATTATGCACTAAATCCTTTTGGTAAAACGGTCTTGAATCATTTAAGTGATGCCGGTAAAGATGTTATTGCTATTGGTAAAATCAACGACATTTACAATGGCGAAGGTATTACAGAAGCTATTCGTACTACTAGCAATATGGATGGTGTTGATCAATTACTAAAAGTTATGACACAAGATTTTGAAGGATTAAGTTTTTTAAACCTTGTTGATTTTGATGCCTTATTTGGCCACCGTCGAGACGTAGCTGGTTATGCAAAGGCTATTGAGGAATTTGATAATCGTTTAGAAGAAATTGTCGGACAGTTAAGAGAAGATGATTTATTATTGATCACAGCAGATCATGGAAATGACCCAACTGCTCCAGGTACTGACCATACACGTGAATATGTTCCGTTATTGGCTTATTCACCTTCTATGGAAAAATTTGGCAGTATCCCGCAAGGCCACTTTGCGGACATAGGCGCAACAATTGCGGATAATTTTAATGTAAAAGATACCGGTTTTGGTGAAAGCTTTTTAACTCATTTAGTGTAA
- a CDS encoding purine-nucleoside phosphorylase has product MTSTLQEKIKSAAEYINKKGVKQLDVGLILGSGLGELADEIENPVVIAYNDIPHFPVSTVVGHAGQLVYGELGGKLVLAMQGRFHYYEGYSLEEVTFPVRVMKELGVHSLIVTNAAGGVNTTFTQGELMMITDQINYTGANPLMGPNDEALGVRFTDMSEPYDKDYQKIVKQVASDMKLDLKEGVYMGFSGPTYETPAEIRMARLLGADAVGMSTVPEIIVAKHASLKTIGISCITNLAAGMQESLNHEEVVETTQRVKKTFKLFIKNILEAI; this is encoded by the coding sequence ATGACTTCAACATTACAAGAAAAAATTAAAAGTGCAGCGGAATATATTAATAAAAAAGGGGTTAAGCAACTTGATGTTGGTTTAATCTTAGGTTCAGGGCTAGGCGAATTAGCAGACGAAATTGAAAACCCAGTCGTTATTGCTTATAACGATATTCCTCATTTTCCTGTATCGACTGTCGTAGGTCATGCTGGTCAATTGGTTTATGGTGAATTAGGTGGAAAACTAGTTTTAGCTATGCAAGGGCGTTTTCACTATTATGAAGGTTACAGCTTAGAAGAAGTGACTTTCCCTGTTAGAGTGATGAAAGAATTAGGCGTGCATTCTTTAATTGTCACAAATGCTGCGGGTGGAGTAAACACAACCTTCACACAAGGAGAATTAATGATGATTACGGATCAGATTAACTATACTGGAGCAAATCCATTGATGGGGCCAAATGATGAAGCATTAGGCGTACGTTTTACCGACATGAGTGAGCCTTACGATAAAGATTATCAAAAAATTGTTAAACAGGTTGCATCAGATATGAAATTAGATTTAAAAGAAGGGGTTTATATGGGATTCTCTGGTCCAACTTATGAAACACCTGCTGAAATTAGAATGGCTCGTTTATTAGGAGCAGATGCTGTTGGAATGTCTACTGTTCCTGAAATCATTGTGGCTAAACATGCATCACTAAAAACAATTGGCATTTCTTGTATCACAAATCTTGCAGCTGGCATGCAAGAATCTCTTAACCATGAAGAAGTTGTAGAAACAACGCAACGTGTCAAAAAGACCTTTAAACTATTTATTAAAAATATTTTAGAAGCGATTTAA